From Vitis vinifera cultivar Pinot Noir 40024 chromosome 5, ASM3070453v1, the proteins below share one genomic window:
- the LOC100256286 gene encoding auxin-responsive protein IAA13 → MDSGLSSLGGGSGGGGCGGGSSTNESVTTVSKVEVVEQMSTEASSYPGEAELELGLGLSLGTGGGGGGGLVKPKQPSSAWGEYGRILTAKDFPSVLSNASSTAPRFSNSSAGPVSGTKRAADSAVSQEVGSATAASQVVGWPPIRAYRMNSLVNQAKALAAEDDKADSENDKFKDTLKKKPYTGSNKNNSTVKEKGHLGFVKVNMDGLPIGRKVDLDAHACYGTLAQTLEDMFFRHNTTMPPIRSDVEKGQSTNPSKLLDGSSEFVLTYEDKEGDWMLVGDVPWGMFLSTVKRLRIMRTSEANGLAPRFQERSERQRSKPI, encoded by the exons ATGGATAGTGGTCTGAGTTCATTAGGTGGtggtagtggtggtggtggttgtgGTGGTGGTTCCTCTACTAACGAATCTGTAACTACGGTGTCAAAGGTGGAGGTGGTGGAGCAGATGTCAACCGAGGCCTCTTCTTATCCGGGGGAGGCTGAGCTGGAACTGGGTCTGGGTCTCAGCCTTGGgactggtggtggtggtggtggtgggttGGTGAAGCCCAAGCAGCCCTCTTCTGCATGGGGTGAGTATGGCAGAATCCTGACGGCCAAGGACTTCCCTTCTGTGCTTTCCAATGCTTCTTCCACTGCTCCTCGCTTCTCTAATTCTTCCGCTGGTCCTGTTTCTGGGACTAAGAGAGCTGCCGACTCTGCTGTTTCTCAAGAGGTTGGATCTGCTACTGCTGCCAG TCAGGTTGTGGGATGGCCTCCAATCAGAGCTTATAGAATGAACAGCTTGGTTAACCAAGCAAAAGCCCTAGCTGCTGAAGATGACAAGGCTGACAGCGAGAATGATAAATTTAAGGATACTTTGAAGAAGAAACCTTACACTGGTAGCAACAAGAACAATTCTACTGTGAAAGAAAAAGGGCATCTTGGGTTTGTTAAGGTGAATATGGACGGATTGCCTATTGGGAGGAAGGTGGATTTGGATGCTCATGCCTGCTACGGGACACTGGCTCAAACATTGGAGGACATGTTCTTTAGGCACAACACAACCATGCCTCCCATTC GGTCTGATGTAGAGAAGGGACAATCAACAAACCCCTCCAAGCTTTTGGATGGATCGTCTGAGTTTGTGCTCACTTATGAAGATAAGGAGGGAGACTGGATGCTTGTGGGAGATGTTCCTTGGGG GATGTTCCTCAGCACTGTGAAAAGGCTTCGAATTATGAGGACCTCTGAGGCTAATGGGCTTG CTCCAAGATTCCAAGAAAGGAGTGAGAGACAGAGAAGCAAGCCCATTTGA
- the LOC100251128 gene encoding 3-isopropylmalate dehydratase large subunit, chloroplastic isoform X2: MWISLHFHHRHHHFPFRKPIKEIPGKLFQSWHPNNRHVLLPPLVKTAMTMTEKILARASEKPQLSPGENVWVNVDLLMTHDVCGPGSFGIFKKEFGENAKVWDREKIVIIPEHYIFTKDERANRNVDILREFCTEQNIKYFYDIKDLGNFRANPDYKGVCHVALAQEGHCRPGEVLLGTDSHTCTAGAFGQFATGIGNTDAAFVLGTGKILLKVPPTLRFVMDGEMPNYLLAKDLILQIIGEISVSGATYKSMEFVGTTVESLTMEERMTLCNMVIEAGGKNGVVPADSTTHKYLEDKTSLPYEPVYSDEQARFLSEYRFDISKLEPLVAKPHSPDKCALARECKDVKIDRVYIGSCTGGKTEDFLAAAKVFHASGKKVKVPTFLVPATQKVWMDVYSLPVPGCGGKTCSQIFEEAGCDTPASPTCGACMGGPRDTYARMNEPQVCVSTTNRNFPGRMGHKESQIYLASPYTAAASALRGYVTDPREFLI; this comes from the exons ATGTGGATCTCTCTGCATTTTCATCATCGGCATCATCATTTTCCATTCAGAAAACCAATAAAAGAAATTCCCGGAAAATTGTTTCAGTCATGGCACCCCAACAATCGCCACGTTCTCCTTCCACCTCTG GTAAAGACTGCAATGACCATGACCGAGAAGATCTTGGCCAGGGCTTCTGAAAAACCCCAGCTGAGCCCAGGTGAGAATGTATGGGTAAATGTTGATCTCTTGATGACCCATGATGTCTGTGGCCCAGGTTCTTTTGGAATCTTCAAGAAAGAGTTTGGTGAGAATGCAAAG GTTTGGGACCGTGAAAAGATTGTTATTATACCTGAACACTACATCTTCACAAAGGATGAACGGGCAAATCGTAATGTTGATATCCTGAGGGAATTTTGCACAGAGCAAAATATCAAGTACTTCTATGACATAAAAGATCTTGGTAATTTCAGG GCCAATCCGGATTACAAAGGTGTATGCCATGTTGCCCTTGCCCAAGAAGGTCATTGCAGGCCTGGAGAG GTCCTCTTAGGTACTGACTCCCACACATGTACTGCTGGGGCATTTGGCCAGTTCGCTACTGGAATAGGTAACACTGATGCTGCTTTCGTATTAGGCACTGGAAAGATCCTGCTGAAG GTGCCTCCAACTTTGAGATTTGTAATGGATGGAGAAATGCCCAATTATTTGCTCGCAAAAGATTTGATTTTGCAA ATTATTGGTGAAATATCTGTTTCTGGCGCGACATATAAATCTATGGAATTTGTTGGCACTACTGTTGAAAGTTTAACT ATGGAAGAAAGAATGACATTATGCAACATGGTTATTGAAGCTGGGGGAAAGAATGGTGTTGTCCCTGCTGATAGTACTACACATAAGTACCTTGAG GATAAGACAAGTTTGCCATATGAACCAGTTTATAGTGATGAGCAAGCAAG ATTTCTTTCTGAGTACAGATTTGATATCTCAAAACTGGAACCTCTGGTGGCAAAG CCTCATTCACCTGATAAATGTGCTTTGGCAAGAGAATGCAAAGACGTGAAAATTGACAGGGTGTATATTGGATCTTGTACTGGTGGAAAAACTGAGGATTTTCTAGCTGCAGCCAAAGTTTTTCATGCTTCA GGAAAGAAGGTCAAAGTTCCCACATTTCTTGTCCCTGCAACCCAAAAG GTTTGGATGGACGTATATAGTCTCCCGGTACCAGGATGTGGTGGCAAGACTTGCTCTCAGATATTTGAGGAAGCTGGTTGTGATACACCTGCAAGTCCTACCTGTGGTGCTTGTATGGGTGGTCCTAGAGACACATATGCACGCATGAATGAACCTCAG GTATGTGTGTCTACAACAAATAGGAACTTCCCTGGGCGAATGGGGCACAAAGAAAGCCAGATATATCTAGCTTCTCCTTACACAGCAGCAGCATCTGCTTTGAGGGGTTATGTCACTGATCCAAGAGAGTTCTTAATTTGA
- the LOC100251128 gene encoding 3-isopropylmalate dehydratase large subunit, chloroplastic isoform X1 — protein MASSAIASNSPAFIKKDVDLSAFSSSASSFSIQKTNKRNSRKIVSVMAPQQSPRSPSTSGSVKTAMTMTEKILARASEKPQLSPGENVWVNVDLLMTHDVCGPGSFGIFKKEFGENAKVWDREKIVIIPEHYIFTKDERANRNVDILREFCTEQNIKYFYDIKDLGNFRANPDYKGVCHVALAQEGHCRPGEVLLGTDSHTCTAGAFGQFATGIGNTDAAFVLGTGKILLKVPPTLRFVMDGEMPNYLLAKDLILQIIGEISVSGATYKSMEFVGTTVESLTMEERMTLCNMVIEAGGKNGVVPADSTTHKYLEDKTSLPYEPVYSDEQARFLSEYRFDISKLEPLVAKPHSPDKCALARECKDVKIDRVYIGSCTGGKTEDFLAAAKVFHASGKKVKVPTFLVPATQKVWMDVYSLPVPGCGGKTCSQIFEEAGCDTPASPTCGACMGGPRDTYARMNEPQVCVSTTNRNFPGRMGHKESQIYLASPYTAAASALRGYVTDPREFLI, from the exons atggcttcctctgctattgCCTCCAACTCTCCTGCTTTCATCAAG AAAGATGTGGATCTCTCTGCATTTTCATCATCGGCATCATCATTTTCCATTCAGAAAACCAATAAAAGAAATTCCCGGAAAATTGTTTCAGTCATGGCACCCCAACAATCGCCACGTTCTCCTTCCACCTCTGGTTCA GTAAAGACTGCAATGACCATGACCGAGAAGATCTTGGCCAGGGCTTCTGAAAAACCCCAGCTGAGCCCAGGTGAGAATGTATGGGTAAATGTTGATCTCTTGATGACCCATGATGTCTGTGGCCCAGGTTCTTTTGGAATCTTCAAGAAAGAGTTTGGTGAGAATGCAAAG GTTTGGGACCGTGAAAAGATTGTTATTATACCTGAACACTACATCTTCACAAAGGATGAACGGGCAAATCGTAATGTTGATATCCTGAGGGAATTTTGCACAGAGCAAAATATCAAGTACTTCTATGACATAAAAGATCTTGGTAATTTCAGG GCCAATCCGGATTACAAAGGTGTATGCCATGTTGCCCTTGCCCAAGAAGGTCATTGCAGGCCTGGAGAG GTCCTCTTAGGTACTGACTCCCACACATGTACTGCTGGGGCATTTGGCCAGTTCGCTACTGGAATAGGTAACACTGATGCTGCTTTCGTATTAGGCACTGGAAAGATCCTGCTGAAG GTGCCTCCAACTTTGAGATTTGTAATGGATGGAGAAATGCCCAATTATTTGCTCGCAAAAGATTTGATTTTGCAA ATTATTGGTGAAATATCTGTTTCTGGCGCGACATATAAATCTATGGAATTTGTTGGCACTACTGTTGAAAGTTTAACT ATGGAAGAAAGAATGACATTATGCAACATGGTTATTGAAGCTGGGGGAAAGAATGGTGTTGTCCCTGCTGATAGTACTACACATAAGTACCTTGAG GATAAGACAAGTTTGCCATATGAACCAGTTTATAGTGATGAGCAAGCAAG ATTTCTTTCTGAGTACAGATTTGATATCTCAAAACTGGAACCTCTGGTGGCAAAG CCTCATTCACCTGATAAATGTGCTTTGGCAAGAGAATGCAAAGACGTGAAAATTGACAGGGTGTATATTGGATCTTGTACTGGTGGAAAAACTGAGGATTTTCTAGCTGCAGCCAAAGTTTTTCATGCTTCA GGAAAGAAGGTCAAAGTTCCCACATTTCTTGTCCCTGCAACCCAAAAG GTTTGGATGGACGTATATAGTCTCCCGGTACCAGGATGTGGTGGCAAGACTTGCTCTCAGATATTTGAGGAAGCTGGTTGTGATACACCTGCAAGTCCTACCTGTGGTGCTTGTATGGGTGGTCCTAGAGACACATATGCACGCATGAATGAACCTCAG GTATGTGTGTCTACAACAAATAGGAACTTCCCTGGGCGAATGGGGCACAAAGAAAGCCAGATATATCTAGCTTCTCCTTACACAGCAGCAGCATCTGCTTTGAGGGGTTATGTCACTGATCCAAGAGAGTTCTTAATTTGA